The following coding sequences lie in one Cupriavidus sp. WKF15 genomic window:
- a CDS encoding FUSC family protein, with translation MQYAHDPRTFVYSHYVYRGLRSATGVIGATLIALQFADLPTAMVVSMGALCTSLMDLPSPVSHKFNEMLASVLLTSAVTLAVALATPFPRVMPFVLVLVTFMAGMMTVYGNKTLPLQFSTLFVMTLTINEDFVVRRALEHTGLFLIGAVAYLAYAMLVSWVTERRTKQQILAESLYEMARYLEVKAGFYDAGSDYDAQFNQLVRQQIIVAERQQAARDLVLRGNRTPHDGLLVQVHLRMLDLYEYILSTNTDYPLLRQTFGGTPVLDQLRKLVLLMCKDVEEIAYEVTRGRPSYAAVDYREGLRAVEAGIAQLRHHHISPAAMTALAETLDMIRGAITLVGQLHEASRTPVEPAKVLPGADMTPFLTRQKYELGVLRDNLKWRSPAFRFALRISMAVALGLWVADHVPYASHGYWILLTIIVILKPNFSMTKQRYNDRVIGTLIGCIISVGILKVFHEPLILLGFLFLALVASAAFVTIKYRYTAIAACVQVLIQINLLMPNTQNAAGERLVDTVIGGIIASLFSFVLPSWEYRAIPKLVEGVLQANRRYIAATRDLLLRRAKDDFAYRVQRKQFMDALSALIGSFQRMLDEPRSRHRAVDNLNRFIVQNYLVAAHVAAARIQVRQHYTELDIPAAETAIEQATDAASRSLQLAIERLAADDRSGSRGAGFIRAGEQVAGAGRPPLEGPPPEHADDRRARLADSADRRRADELAHAAAAGESAHEAGPTASSTGRPANAVLERRLRALREDAAKIALRTGAIGRAMRMRD, from the coding sequence ATGCAATACGCGCACGATCCCCGCACCTTCGTCTATTCGCACTATGTCTACCGTGGCCTGCGCTCGGCCACGGGCGTGATCGGCGCCACGCTGATCGCCCTGCAGTTCGCCGACCTGCCCACCGCGATGGTGGTGTCGATGGGCGCGCTGTGCACCAGCCTGATGGACTTGCCGAGCCCGGTGAGCCACAAGTTCAACGAGATGCTGGCCAGCGTGCTGCTGACCAGCGCCGTCACGCTGGCGGTGGCGCTGGCCACGCCGTTCCCGCGCGTGATGCCATTCGTGCTGGTGCTGGTCACCTTCATGGCCGGCATGATGACGGTGTACGGCAACAAGACGCTGCCGCTGCAGTTCTCCACGCTGTTCGTGATGACGCTGACCATCAACGAGGACTTCGTGGTGCGCCGCGCGCTCGAGCACACGGGGCTGTTCCTCATCGGGGCGGTGGCCTACCTCGCGTACGCCATGCTCGTGAGCTGGGTCACCGAGCGCCGCACCAAGCAGCAGATCCTGGCCGAGTCGCTGTACGAGATGGCCCGCTATCTCGAGGTCAAGGCCGGCTTCTACGACGCCGGCAGCGACTACGACGCCCAGTTCAACCAGCTGGTGCGCCAGCAGATCATCGTCGCGGAGCGCCAGCAGGCCGCGCGCGACCTGGTGCTGCGCGGCAACCGTACGCCGCATGACGGGCTGCTGGTGCAGGTGCACCTGCGCATGCTCGACCTGTACGAGTACATCCTGTCCACCAACACCGACTATCCGCTGCTGCGCCAGACCTTCGGCGGCACGCCGGTGCTGGACCAGCTGCGCAAGCTTGTGCTGCTGATGTGCAAGGACGTCGAGGAGATTGCCTACGAAGTCACGCGCGGGCGCCCGTCCTATGCCGCCGTGGACTATCGGGAAGGCCTGCGTGCCGTGGAGGCCGGGATCGCGCAGCTGCGCCACCACCACATCTCGCCAGCGGCGATGACGGCGCTGGCCGAGACGCTGGACATGATCCGCGGCGCGATCACGCTGGTGGGGCAACTGCACGAGGCGTCGCGCACGCCCGTGGAGCCGGCCAAGGTGCTGCCGGGCGCCGACATGACGCCGTTCCTCACGCGCCAGAAGTACGAGCTCGGCGTGCTGCGCGACAACCTCAAGTGGCGCTCGCCCGCATTCCGCTTCGCGCTGCGGATCTCGATGGCGGTCGCGCTCGGGTTGTGGGTCGCGGACCACGTGCCATACGCCTCGCACGGCTACTGGATCCTGCTGACCATCATCGTCATCCTGAAGCCCAATTTCAGCATGACCAAGCAGCGCTACAACGACCGCGTGATCGGCACGCTGATCGGCTGCATCATCTCAGTGGGCATCCTGAAGGTATTCCACGAACCGCTGATCCTGCTCGGTTTCCTGTTCCTGGCGCTGGTGGCAAGCGCGGCGTTCGTGACCATCAAGTACCGCTATACGGCGATCGCGGCCTGCGTGCAGGTGCTTATCCAGATCAACCTGCTGATGCCGAACACCCAGAACGCGGCGGGCGAGCGGCTGGTGGATACGGTGATCGGTGGCATCATCGCCTCGCTCTTCAGCTTCGTGCTGCCGAGCTGGGAGTACCGCGCCATTCCGAAGCTGGTGGAAGGCGTGCTGCAGGCCAACCGCCGCTATATCGCGGCCACGCGCGACCTGCTGCTGCGCCGGGCCAAGGACGACTTCGCCTACCGCGTGCAGCGCAAGCAGTTCATGGATGCGCTGTCGGCACTGATCGGCTCGTTCCAGCGCATGCTCGACGAGCCCAGGAGCCGGCACCGCGCGGTGGACAACCTGAACCGGTTTATCGTGCAGAACTACTTGGTGGCGGCGCACGTGGCGGCCGCGCGCATCCAGGTGCGGCAGCACTACACCGAACTCGACATCCCCGCGGCGGAAACGGCGATCGAGCAGGCGACCGATGCCGCCAGCCGCAGCCTGCAACTGGCGATCGAACGGCTGGCCGCGGACGACCGCTCGGGCAGCCGGGGCGCGGGCTTCATCCGCGCCGGCGAGCAGGTGGCCGGCGCCGGCAGGCCGCCGCTCGAAGGCCCGCCGCCCGAACATGCCGATGACCGGCGCGCGCGGCTCGCGGACTCGGCCGACCGGCGCCGGGCCGACGAGCTTGCACACGCGGCGGCGGCAGGGGAGTCCGCCCACGAAGCCGGCCCGACCGCCAGTTCCACGGGCCGTCCCGCCAATGCCGTGCTGGAACGCCGCCTGCGCGCGCTGCGCGAGGACGCGGCCAAGATCGCGCTGCGCACCGGTGCGATCGGTCGGGCGATGCGGATGCGGGACTGA
- a CDS encoding M61 family metallopeptidase, producing MTPIRYAIAPLQPEAHLFAVTVTVTSPDPAGQRFFLPAWIPGSYMIREFARHIVRIRADAGGKPVALTKLDKHSWQAAPVDASAGALTLSYEVYAWDLSVRAAHLDTTHGFFNGSSVFLCVDGQEDQPCTVDIHAPAGDAYRNWRVATAMREASGREGAKRYGFGRYQVADYDELVDHPVEMGDFLLATFRACGAQHDVVFTGRVPQLDIERVCRDLKRICETQIRLFEPRTARAPFLDSNRRYVFMTMVTTDGYGGLEHRASTALMCARSDLPVRGDSESSEGYRTYLGLCSHEYFHTWNVKRIKPAAFVPYRLREESYTPLLWLFEGFTSYYDDLVLVRSGCVTDTQYVEMLAKTWNGVLRGNGRTKQSVADSSFDAWTKYYRQDENAPNAIVSYYTKGSLVALTLDLTIRDKTGGRRSLDDVMRALWQRYGRDFYAPDAVQRGVTEAEVHALFDEVTGLRLGALLRSLTEGTGELPLAPLFRRFGVKSEAQKATRAAALGIKTKTDDGWVRVTQVLDCGAAQAGGVSAGDLLAAVDGLRVAPGQFDKLLARYRAGDPVTLHVFRRDELHVLPLTLAREPSAQHKLSLESGRHTARTRWLGH from the coding sequence ATGACGCCGATCCGCTATGCCATTGCCCCGCTTCAGCCCGAAGCGCATCTCTTCGCCGTCACCGTCACGGTGACCTCGCCCGATCCTGCCGGCCAGCGCTTCTTCCTGCCGGCCTGGATTCCGGGCAGCTACATGATCCGCGAATTCGCCCGCCATATCGTGCGCATCCGCGCCGACGCGGGCGGCAAGCCGGTGGCGCTGACCAAGCTCGACAAGCACAGCTGGCAGGCTGCGCCGGTCGACGCATCGGCCGGTGCGCTCACGCTGAGCTATGAAGTCTATGCCTGGGACCTGTCGGTGCGCGCCGCGCATCTCGACACGACCCACGGTTTCTTCAACGGCAGTTCGGTGTTCCTGTGCGTGGACGGGCAGGAGGACCAGCCCTGCACCGTGGATATCCACGCGCCCGCCGGCGACGCGTACCGCAACTGGCGCGTGGCCACCGCGATGCGCGAGGCATCGGGCCGCGAGGGCGCCAAACGCTATGGCTTCGGCCGCTACCAGGTCGCCGACTATGACGAGCTGGTCGATCACCCGGTCGAAATGGGCGACTTCCTGCTGGCCACCTTCCGCGCATGCGGGGCCCAGCATGACGTGGTGTTCACAGGCCGCGTGCCGCAGCTTGACATCGAGCGTGTCTGCCGCGACCTCAAGCGCATCTGCGAAACCCAGATCCGCCTGTTCGAGCCGCGCACCGCACGCGCGCCATTCCTGGACAGCAATCGCCGCTATGTCTTCATGACGATGGTGACCACGGATGGCTACGGCGGCCTGGAACACCGCGCCAGCACCGCGCTGATGTGCGCGCGCTCGGACCTGCCGGTGCGCGGCGACAGCGAGTCCAGCGAGGGCTACCGCACCTACCTGGGCCTGTGCAGCCACGAGTATTTCCACACCTGGAACGTCAAGCGCATCAAGCCCGCCGCGTTCGTGCCGTACCGGCTGCGGGAGGAATCCTACACGCCGCTGCTGTGGCTGTTCGAGGGCTTCACCAGCTACTACGACGACCTCGTGCTGGTGCGCTCGGGCTGCGTGACCGACACCCAATACGTCGAGATGCTGGCCAAGACCTGGAACGGCGTGCTGCGCGGCAACGGCCGCACCAAGCAGAGCGTGGCGGACAGTTCGTTCGATGCCTGGACCAAGTACTACCGCCAGGACGAGAACGCGCCCAATGCCATCGTCAGCTACTACACCAAGGGCTCGCTGGTGGCGCTGACGCTCGACCTGACCATCCGCGACAAGACCGGCGGGCGGCGCTCGCTCGACGACGTGATGCGCGCGCTGTGGCAGCGCTACGGGCGCGACTTCTATGCGCCGGATGCGGTCCAGCGTGGCGTCACGGAGGCCGAGGTCCATGCACTGTTCGACGAGGTCACGGGCCTGCGCCTCGGTGCGTTGCTGCGCTCGCTGACCGAAGGTACCGGCGAACTGCCGCTGGCGCCGCTGTTCAGGCGTTTCGGCGTCAAGTCCGAGGCGCAAAAGGCGACCCGCGCCGCGGCGCTGGGCATCAAGACCAAGACCGACGATGGCTGGGTGCGGGTGACCCAGGTGCTCGACTGCGGCGCGGCGCAGGCTGGCGGCGTGTCCGCGGGCGACCTGCTGGCCGCGGTCGACGGCCTGCGCGTGGCACCTGGCCAGTTCGACAAGCTGCTGGCGCGCTACCGTGCCGGGGATCCCGTCACGCTGCACGTGTTCCGGCGCGACGAGCTGCACGTGCTGCCGCTGACGCTCGCACGCGAACCCTCGGCGCAGCACAAGCTGAGCCTGGAAAGCGGGCGCCACACTGCGCGCACGCGCTGGCTGGGCCACTGA
- a CDS encoding MDR family oxidoreductase has protein sequence MTFQALLLTQADGATQANIATLDEGQLPADGDVLVAVDYSTINFKDGLAITGRVPVVRKWPMVAGIDGAGTVLESSHPRWKAGDKVILNGYGVGETHWGCLAQRARLKGDWLVRLPDAFTTRQAMAIGTAGYTAMLSVLGLERGGVNGPVRPGDGEVLVTGASGGVGTVAIAILAKLGYRVVASTGKSNEADFLKALGAAEVIDRAELSAPGKPLQKERWAAVVDAVGSHTLVNACAQVRYGGVVTACGLAQGMDFPASVAPFILRGVTLAGIDSVMAAMALREQAWARLATDLEPDRLNAITREIGLGEAIEAGRSIVEGKLRGRTVVNVNRS, from the coding sequence ATGACGTTCCAGGCATTGCTGCTGACCCAGGCGGATGGCGCCACCCAGGCCAACATCGCCACGCTGGACGAGGGCCAACTTCCGGCCGACGGCGACGTGCTGGTCGCGGTCGACTATTCCACCATCAACTTCAAGGACGGGCTGGCCATCACCGGGCGCGTGCCGGTGGTGCGCAAGTGGCCGATGGTGGCCGGCATCGACGGCGCCGGCACGGTGCTGGAGTCGTCCCATCCGCGCTGGAAGGCCGGCGACAAGGTCATCCTGAACGGCTATGGCGTCGGCGAGACGCACTGGGGCTGCCTGGCACAGCGTGCGCGCCTGAAGGGCGACTGGCTGGTGCGCCTGCCCGATGCCTTCACCACGCGCCAGGCCATGGCGATCGGCACGGCCGGCTACACGGCGATGCTGTCGGTGCTGGGGCTGGAGCGCGGCGGCGTCAATGGTCCGGTGCGTCCGGGCGATGGCGAGGTACTGGTCACGGGCGCCTCCGGTGGCGTGGGCACGGTGGCGATCGCGATCCTCGCCAAGCTCGGCTATCGCGTGGTGGCTTCCACTGGCAAAAGCAACGAAGCGGATTTCCTCAAGGCGCTCGGTGCGGCGGAGGTCATCGATCGCGCGGAGCTGTCCGCGCCGGGCAAGCCACTGCAGAAGGAACGCTGGGCGGCGGTGGTCGACGCGGTCGGCTCGCACACGCTGGTCAACGCCTGCGCGCAGGTGCGTTACGGCGGCGTGGTCACGGCATGCGGACTCGCGCAGGGCATGGATTTCCCGGCGTCCGTGGCCCCGTTCATCCTGCGCGGCGTGACGCTGGCCGGTATCGACAGCGTGATGGCCGCGATGGCCTTGCGCGAGCAGGCCTGGGCGCGGCTGGCGACGGACCTGGAGCCGGACCGCCTCAACGCGATCACGCGCGAGATCGGACTGGGCGAGGCCATCGAGGCTGGCCGCAGCATCGTGGAAGGCAAGCTGCGCGGGCGCACCGTGGTCAACGTCAACCGCAGCTGA
- a CDS encoding DsbC family protein gives MFQLMRRHPAWTTAIAGGLAAAGFALHAMAAGEPGADRIKESLQKMLGGRAEVKSVTKSPVPGLFEVNVGGQVVYTDATGRYVINGELIDTKTGTNLTEERLADINRIKWSDLPLARAIKWTKGDGSRQVAVFSDPNCGYCKRIEQTFQQMDNITVYTFLYPVLSPDSETKAKQVWCSADRTKAWRDWMLNKVALTGNGNCKTPVDDNLALGQSMNITGTPAVFFMDGTRIPGAADAGTLERKLASIKK, from the coding sequence ATGTTCCAACTCATGCGCCGCCACCCCGCCTGGACCACCGCCATTGCAGGCGGCCTGGCGGCCGCAGGCTTTGCCCTGCACGCCATGGCGGCCGGCGAACCGGGCGCCGACCGCATCAAGGAATCCCTTCAGAAGATGCTGGGCGGCCGCGCGGAAGTGAAGAGCGTGACCAAGAGCCCGGTGCCGGGGCTCTTCGAAGTCAACGTCGGCGGGCAGGTGGTCTACACCGACGCCACCGGCCGCTACGTGATCAATGGCGAGCTGATCGATACCAAGACCGGCACCAACCTGACCGAAGAGCGCCTGGCGGACATCAACCGCATCAAGTGGTCCGACCTGCCGCTGGCGCGCGCCATCAAGTGGACCAAGGGGGACGGCAGCCGCCAGGTCGCCGTGTTCTCGGACCCTAACTGCGGGTACTGCAAGCGCATCGAGCAGACCTTCCAGCAGATGGACAACATCACGGTCTACACCTTCCTGTATCCGGTGCTCTCGCCGGATTCGGAGACCAAGGCGAAGCAGGTCTGGTGCTCGGCCGACCGCACCAAGGCCTGGCGCGACTGGATGCTGAACAAGGTGGCCCTGACCGGTAACGGCAACTGCAAGACCCCGGTCGACGACAACCTCGCGCTCGGCCAGAGCATGAATATCACGGGCACGCCGGCCGTGTTCTTCATGGACGGCACGCGCATCCCGGGCGCGGCCGATGCCGGCACGCTCGAACGCAAGCTCGCGAGCATCAAGAAGTAA
- a CDS encoding UbiH/UbiF family hydroxylase: MTRSHASVRNSSAFQIAVVGGGIVGKSCALLLAQQGMSVALVAPRPARGRPPAGPDDWDSRIYAFSASSQALLARMRVWEALDPARIQPVRDMRVSGDVSAAETSPSLDGDLHFSAYAAAVPQLAWIVESGLVERALDTALGFQHQVQWHDDTASGFERDADGATLTLSGGAKIRAACVVGADGARSWVRQQCHIGVTTRRYRQLGVVANFECERPHHDTAWQWFLGAPEKLMADEEAANGEILAMLPLPGSRMSMVWSADEAHAHELLALSPEALAATVMQAAAGAVGSQFGALHCITPAQGFPLVLQRAEQFVQPHLALVGDAAHVVHPLAGQGMNLGLRDVAELGKVMAAKEPFRGEGDLRLLRRYERARATDLLSLTAATDGLHRLFSLPGSMARVVRNTGIRMVGRQSLLKRFLIERALG, translated from the coding sequence ATGACCCGATCCCATGCGTCCGTGCGTAATTCCTCCGCTTTCCAGATTGCCGTCGTCGGCGGCGGCATCGTGGGCAAGTCCTGCGCCTTGCTGCTGGCGCAGCAGGGCATGAGCGTGGCCCTGGTCGCGCCGCGTCCGGCGCGCGGGCGTCCGCCAGCCGGTCCCGATGACTGGGACAGCCGCATCTACGCGTTTTCCGCGAGTTCGCAGGCGTTGCTGGCGCGCATGCGCGTCTGGGAAGCGCTCGATCCCGCCCGTATCCAGCCGGTGCGGGACATGCGCGTGTCCGGCGACGTGAGCGCCGCCGAAACGTCCCCGAGCCTCGATGGCGACCTGCATTTCTCGGCCTATGCGGCGGCGGTGCCGCAGCTTGCGTGGATCGTCGAATCCGGGCTCGTGGAGCGCGCCCTCGACACCGCACTCGGTTTCCAGCACCAGGTCCAGTGGCATGACGACACCGCCTCCGGCTTCGAGCGCGATGCCGACGGCGCCACGCTCACGCTATCCGGCGGCGCGAAGATTCGCGCGGCCTGCGTGGTCGGCGCCGATGGCGCGCGTTCCTGGGTGCGCCAGCAGTGCCATATCGGCGTGACCACGCGCCGCTATCGCCAGCTTGGGGTGGTGGCCAACTTTGAATGCGAACGGCCGCATCACGACACGGCCTGGCAATGGTTCCTGGGCGCGCCGGAAAAGCTCATGGCGGACGAAGAGGCGGCCAATGGCGAGATCCTGGCCATGCTGCCGTTGCCCGGTTCGCGCATGTCGATGGTCTGGTCGGCCGACGAGGCCCACGCGCACGAGTTGCTGGCGCTGTCGCCGGAGGCGCTCGCCGCCACGGTGATGCAGGCCGCCGCGGGCGCAGTCGGCAGCCAGTTCGGCGCGCTGCATTGCATCACGCCTGCGCAGGGCTTCCCGCTGGTGCTGCAGCGCGCGGAACAGTTCGTGCAGCCGCACCTGGCGCTGGTGGGCGATGCCGCGCACGTGGTGCATCCGCTGGCCGGGCAGGGCATGAACCTCGGTTTGCGCGATGTTGCGGAACTTGGCAAGGTCATGGCCGCCAAAGAACCTTTCCGCGGCGAGGGCGACCTGCGCCTGCTGCGCCGCTACGAACGGGCCCGCGCCACCGACCTGCTGTCGCTGACCGCTGCGACCGATGGCCTGCACCGGCTGTTCTCGCTGCCCGGCAGCATGGCGCGCGTGGTGCGCAATACCGGCATCCGCATGGTGGGCCGGCAGTCGCTGCTCAAGCGCTTCCTGATTGAACGGGCGCTCGGCTGA